One genomic segment of Hydra vulgaris chromosome 14, alternate assembly HydraT2T_AEP includes these proteins:
- the LOC136090667 gene encoding zinc finger BED domain-containing protein 4-like, which translates to MRLGKACQLPSINDNLWCADHQIHLIVTDAFKAVPAWKELSSKLSKLVGHFNHSPKNSSILRKIALDFKQSRTKLVQNVSTRWNSDLKMLQSIIDLEGCIAKMAETSTVIESFLPSLDEILIMKGVLNCLEPLEKMSRALSSDKEPTMNLVFMQLVNVRRKLVFFGNHSTLTCVSEISEKLVEGLDARFPNSGIETPEYVMCHFLDPRYKGSVINFADPEKYELIKVTAVQAIIDMKKRDGSESPTSNEISSPTLLESEEDEQEDVWEQANKKLYGKQQKRQNSKDDSFKEAQNEETLYVEEGCVHKDSNILQYWNNQQNKFPYLTRLARKMLCIPASSSTSERVFSTAGNIFTERRTCLSIDNIEMLVFMKENMKEMNNITWPGFEENENE; encoded by the coding sequence ATGCGCCTCGGCAAAGCTTGCCAATTACCATCGATAAATGACAACTTGTGGTGTGCTGATCATCAGATTCATTTGATTGTCACTGATGCTTTCAAAGCTGTTCCTGCCTGGAAAGAACTTTCTTCTAAACTATCTAAATTGGTTGGCCACTTCAATCATTCTCCCAAAAATTCCAGTATCTTGAGGAAAATAGCTCTTGATTTTAAGCAGTCACGAACTAAACTGGTACAGAATGTTTCAACAAGATGGAATTCAGATCTGAAGATGTTGCAGTCAATTATTGATCTTGAAGGTTGCATTGCTAAAATGGCTGAAACATCTACAGTCATTGAAAGTTTCTTGCCAAGCCTGGATGAAATTCTTATCATGAAGGGTGTTTTGAACTGTCTTGAACCTCTTGAAAAAATGTCTAGAGCACTTAGTTCTGACAAAGAACCAACTATGAACTTGGTGTTTATGCAACTAGTCAATGTTAGGAGAAAGTTAGTATTCTTTGGTAACCACAGTACTCTTACTTGTGTCAGTGAGATTTCAGAGAAGCTTGTTGAAGGATTAGATGCCCGATTTCCAAATTCTGGTATTGAAACACCAGAATATGTAATGTGTCATTTTCTTGATCCTCGTTATAAGGGCTCTGTTATCAATTTTGCAGATCCTGAGAAGTATGAATTGATTAAGGTAACTGCTGTCCAAGCCATAATTGATATGAAAAAGCGAGATGGTTCAGAAAGTCCTACTAGTAATGAAATCTCCTCACCAACACTACTGGAGTCTGAAGAAGATGAACAGGAAGATGTTTGGGAACaggcaaataaaaaactttatggGAAACagcaaaaaagacaaaattctAAAGATGACTCTTTTAAGGAGGCACAAAATGAAGAAACGTTATATGTTGAAGAAGGCTGTGTACACAAAGATTCAAATATCCTTCAATATTGGAATAACCAGCAAAATAAATTTCCATATCTAACCAGACTAGCCAGGAAGATGTTGTGCATCCCAGCATCATCTTCTACATCAGAAAGAGTGTTTTCAACAGCTGGAAATATATTTACAGAACGAAGAACTTGCCTTAGCATTGACAACATTGAAATGCTTGTTTTCATGAAAGAGAACATGAAAGAAATGAACAATATCACATGGCCTGGATTTGAAGAGAATGAGAATGAATAA